The sequence below is a genomic window from Macaca fascicularis isolate 582-1 chromosome 3, T2T-MFA8v1.1.
GGTCTAAAAATAAGGatcttagctgggtatggtggctcactcctgtaatcccagcactttgggaggctgaggctgaggcaggcggatcacttgaggtaaggagtttgagaccagcctggccaatatggcgaaaccctgttctactaaaaatacaaaattattttttatttgggcatggtgatgcatgcctgtagtcccagttatttgggaggcaaaggcaggataatcacttgaacctgggagacagaggttgcagtgagccaagatagtgccactgcactccagtctgcatgatagagtgagactccattaaaaaaaaaaagaaaaaaagaaaaaaagaaaatttataaaaaggtACATAACAGCTTTCTTTATTCACtgtagcaataaaaaaaaaaaaaaaaaaaaaaaaaaactgaaaccaCTAAACTCCTCAAATATAGGCCTACCAGAGTAGAATCATAAATCAGTTGTGCTCTATTCATGTAGTAGACtacttttcagaaattaaaacGACAAAATTCACGTTACATATGACAGAGATCTACCTAATAGACAGTGATACACAGACCAATTGGGGATGGAAATGGAAAGTTTCAGTATGCTATATGAGACCACCTAAGTGAAGCAGAGAACAAGAAGGCCTTATGCAGGATGTTAATAGTTACTCTAAACGGAATAATATGGACTGCTAGAGTCAAGGGACAGATTTTGGGAATTAGAGTGTGCTTGTTATAGATGGtctataaatataagaaaaatatcacCAACTTGTGCACTTAagatttaagtatttttaaatatgccttaaacaacagcaacaaaaagcaaatgaaatgatAGCTTATTTGTTCCTCTAAAGAAAGAAAGCTATTTGagctaatttctcttttaaattcttATTGTTGGATACATTCATAGTATTGTTCATTTATATGAGATGTAAGATTTTTACCTGTAAGAACTTTAgaattcattcatctattcaatatttatatattgagtTTCTATTGCATGCTGGTCATTGAACTGCAGCCAGCAAATCTATCTGGAGAAATGCATAATTTGAAAATTGCTTATAAACTCATCAAAAGTTGAACAGTATATTCAAAGTAATACAAGTTTAacaagaaattatatatttaagcTTAAAGTTAAAGGGCATATGTGGGTGGGGTTTGGGGTCATCCTTGGGTCTAGGTGACTAAATTCTTAGAGTCAGCTGAGGTActctttgtctttattattttcttcatcctGTCTTTTTACATTATACATATTTCGGGGGATAATTAAGACATTCACAATGCTAACAGTATCTTAGTGAATTTCCCAGGGTCTTGGGCAATGGCATCTATTTTTAACATCTAACACTTTAATAAATGCTTAACATCTTAATAAAGATTAGTTAGCTATTTTCCtttaggaaaaaaaggaacacacAATAGGTAAAGGTAATATAAAGgcaaaaatattatcaaaatttgaagattatatatatatctttatatacatatgtctatctatatctatatatagatatagatatgaatTTAAGTAAGTACTAAATGAAAATTGATGGGAGGCAAAGAGAATTCCATATATTTCACCATCTCACCTAGTCCCAGACGCTAATGGGAACTGAAAGAATATATTGAAAAGAGGATAATTGTGTGGATCaggaaaaaggaatgaatggTGTTTGTAAGAGAGGAGAGCCATACaatctgtatttttggtagcacCTTGGATGTCTAATATGGCAGTAAGGGAGTCAGGGTGTGAAAAAAATTTTGAACAGTTTGTAAAGCTGCTTAGGAAatagattttttattactgtgaTTTGACTTTAATGTTTGAGCTATATTCTGTTACGTTGTTAAAtctaaatggtttttattttttaaactagtaaaacaaaaaaaaggagaatattgATTATGATGGCCAATGTTCTAGAATAATAGAAGAATGGTggctttattttaacttttttaaccCCATGAAGTTCTTTACTGTTAGGCATAGCAGGTGAGCAGATGGCTCCAGTCTTTCAAATGTTTGTATCTCTTTAAAAAGGGACCTCACCTAAGGTATAAGATAACTCTGGAAGAATATGATAAATTTCAGAGCATTGAATTTAACCAAAGTCTGTTATGCAATCACAAATGAAGCAAAACAATTCCAGGAAAGCCAGAGATGAAGCAATACTTAATTTCAAAATGTAGCATTACCAACTGTGTAATGCAACATGCCTACAAAGAAGTCTATTTAAGGTCTGGTATGTACAGACTTTGAACCTACAGCAATTTCTATTCATAAAAGTGATGCAATATGTTAAAGAGACAGCATGACAAGACAGCAATGCAATGCAAGCTCAAACACTTTAATGAGTTTGAGGGCCTCTTCAGATGTCAGGATTGGGTCAGGTAAGTGTAACATATAGAATTACACTAAAATAGGCAGGAAGTGTTTTGTCACGTGATCTGTCAGGGTATATAAGCATGCCTGCGCAGATGCCAACATTCACACTCAGGACCTTGCCTTGAGCAGCAAACCAAACTCACTACCCCTGACACCATGAGCTACTACGGCAGATACTACGGAGGCCTGGGCTATGGCTACGGAGGCTTTGGTGGCCTGGGCTATGGCTATGGATGTGGATGTGGCGGCTTCTGCAGACTGGGTTCTGGCTGTGGCTATGGAGGCTACAGATACGGCTCTGGCTTTGGAGGCTACGGATGTGACTCTGGCTTCGGAGGCTATGGATATGGTTCTGGCTTTGGAGGCTACGGATATGGCTGCTACCGCCCATCATACTATGGAGGATATGGATTCTCTGGATTCTATTAAACTACTGCCCCAGCAACACAATATCTGAAATTATAAGAGGACTTTCCCAAAGCTGACTTCAATCATTGGACAACCAAGATCATGCTGGAGTTATTTGCACAAAAGAATTTAACATCTCAGAATTTCAGGCAATCTTTTCTATGTGCACCCATCTCTCTATCATAATCCTGGTATTCTCTACTTTTGCTTTTATAACTGGTTGAATTATCTATTTATCTTCCAATAAAACATTCTAATTTCAAAACACAATGTGGTTCCGTTTTGTTCATGAAACTCAATTATATGTAAGTGATGATGTCATTCAGAGACGCTATCTCCCTGACTGAGAATCTATGATTTTCATATACCTCATAAACATGCATGCAGATAAATACATCAATAGCTCCAAGGAATAATAATTCTAGATTGAAATCAAAAACAGAACTTCAGAATGGTTAGTAATCTCACATTTTTCAAcgttttgcttttatttagatAGTATTCAGATTTAagtcaacaacaaaaagcaatacCTACTTAAcatgtctttatatttatatatcaagcatatatgttttatttaattcaggTCACATTTGTCAACTCACTGCGAATGTGTAATGAATCTTTCTATCCgttcaaaatttctttcttttattgtaaGAGCAAGCAAATGGTGACAGATCAAACCATATTTCTAGGTTAATTATGAAAGTATATTATCCTTCCAAATTATTGTATTTGGTATAACCTCACCCTATCATACTCTTCTGCTCATTaatttatttgacattttcattGAACAACTGATGTAACTATTAAATTAGTGTAGAGTTTTTTTCATATTGGTTTAACATATTTAACTCAaaacattttagatattttttttcaACTGGCTTTTCTATTATCTTACTTAATCCTCATGGTATGATACAGCATTCTtcttcaccatcaccattatATTGAAAATTTTGCAACTtaacaagggaaagaaacaaGACTTTAATgtgaactatttatttatttatttatttatttatttatttattttatttttttgagacggagtctcgctctgtagcccaagctggagtgcagtggcgcgatcctggctcactgaaagctccacctcctgggttcacaccattctcctgcctcagcctcccgagtagctgggactacaggcgcccgccactgcccCCGgctcatcttttgtatttttagtagagacggggtttcaccgtggtctcgatctcctgaccttgtgatccacccgcctcggcctcccaaagtgctgggattacaggcgtgagccaccgcgcctgggcaaactaatttattttttagcttaAGCTGATGACAAGAACACTTTGATCCAAAGAGTTTTCTTACAAACCTGAATTTCAGTTAAACCACTCCCCTGATAAAAATAGGAAGAAGGGGGCATTTTGTTGATGAAAgggtttttaaaagatataaatgaaTATCAGCTTTTTTCTAAAATCAAAGGATATATTCAACAAACAACATAAAATCAAGATATTTTGTTTAAATGTCAAAACTTGTTAAATGTGTCTGATTGAGTCACACAGTAGCATTAAAAGTTGCTCTACTAGAACAGACATTAAATGGTAGCAGTTACATTCATTTCATCTTGTAGGTTAAACAACAATGACAGCAGCAAAAacactcaggaaacttacactagctctagtggcagagtcaggatcaGGGTTATTGCCAAGGTCTTCTGAATGCAGGTGCCACCATGAAGCCTTTATTCCCAGTATATTTTCTCCCTTCATGAACCCAAAGAGGATATCTTGAATGTTCTGCTCAGTTTCCATAAACATGACTGAATTTATGGGGGAAATGAAAATGGTTTCTTATAATcacttttctataatattttattgttctgATTTAGAGAATTGAACCTCTTGATTTCAATGTTACCTTCATCTAGACTTCAACTGTAACCACATCTATATGCATatctataagtatatatacatatgtataagtATACCTATATTTATCTGTATGGATATATCTGTTTCAAGGgattaaagttttcatttgaaAGTCACAAAGTTAAATTTGCTTAGCCATGTGATATCAGCTATTCTTCTAGTCAGTTCAATCTGGATGTTGTAGGATCACAATGCGTAGAAAGGCAAGGTACAGTTATGTGGTTCCATTATTTTGCACTTATTCATTCAGGTTAATAGTTTCAAAGTCAATGGACATGCCTTatgaagctaaaaataaaaacacccatCAATATGATTATATTGAGAAACATTGTATATTATACTTTTATTCAAATGCATTATCAAATTTTAttacatcttattttttattgaattaatttttatctgggttaaagaaacatgttttgaatttatagaaaaatgtctTTATCTCTCAAATAAAAGTTAATCACCCGGCCActagaaaactttattttcattatttcacacCTCAACACAGGATCTGAGTTTCACAATTAACTCATGATCTTCCTGGAAAAATCTCCCAAAAATAGCATAACAGAGAACTAATTGTGCAAGTCCACTGAATTAAgtgaaaaaatcagaaaaataaacatttctcaatttCCAAAGTTAATCGCTATCCAAAAGATACTATAATTGTTCTActttttaattaggaaaaaagCAGAAGTCTTTGATTGTTTTGGTTCATATATTTCACAGCATTATATGATgatatatgtgcatgtatcaatatatgtgtatttgtgtatcacaatgagatatatcttattattttgttcttgaaaatacataagtaaagcagggcatattttattaaataatattttgtttgtaaaaaataataaaaattgcctTTAATTTGTAAAATCTAATGGATGATATTTCTCTTGGAGATGGTTATAGGCATCAGAAACAGCAATGTACATTAGCCTTTCATGAGGGTTAGAAAATCTGGAGGGCATACCCAAGAATTAATGAGATTCTTAAACTAATTAGACTTACTTATTATTGCTTGTCTTCAACAACTACTtattgagaatttaaaaattgtccagttttctttttcagtacgAAAATAAAGGTGGAACAAATTTTGATAAAGGAGAAAGCAACCACGGCAAATATTGAGTTGAATATTCCTTTAAAACCTGAAAGCCATTTTGAGTGCATACTCCGCATGAGATGTGCACTACATGTTGAGGCAGGcaaaattcattctttcatttatccaACAACGTTTTTGGAAGAATAGTGAACAAATCAAGTTGAGAAAATGCTTTATCAAAAACGTTGCTTATAAacctcaaaacaaagcaaaacagaaaacaaagcaacaaaaaaataCCTTTGGCAAAATGTTTACAGTCTTGTAAAGCAAAGCACTGCTTAAAGACCCAAGTCCAATATATGGTCATATTCTGGTGGAGCAACTTGGACTTGATTTACTGTCTTCCCAGAGTAAGTATAGAAAATCGGTGGAGAATGGCCAGCCCTCCTCACATCCTTGCTTCCTATCTCAGTTATTTCACCAGTGCACATCTGCATTTGAGATTTTCAAGGTATCAGAATTGTAAGAGACTGTTAGATATATTATATGACTCTAAGAGTCATATAAACTATTGTTCAAAAATGTGTaactttaataaacaaataatgtcttttgtttGCTGGTTGAGAGAAAATAAGAAGGTGAGGCacacagaattggaaaagaaaacataaggataaaaatattgtgataaaattaaatatatgggTAGAAGGATAAAATattgattggaaaaaaaatagataagaacAAATACCTACGTAGCACTAGTACATATCGGGAATGAATACAGCATAAAATGAAAAGGTTTGATAAAGAGAACGGATATATACATAGTGAGGAAGACTAGGAAGTGGAAGACAAGTGGTATCTGTAAAGCATGAAGCCAAGATCATCTGAGTAGCCTAGGTAATACTTTATGTAGAGCCAGTTCTGGAAAATTGTGTAACggtaaaaatagaaatgattgttttcgtgtgtgtgtgtatgttttagacagtttcactctgtcacccaggctggagtgcagtggcacgatcatggctcactgcagcatcaacttCCCAGggatcaaacaatcctcctgccttagcctcccaagtagctggaaccataggtgTGCACCctcacatctggctattttttttttttgtaattttgtagagacaaggtcttcctatgttgcctaagctactctcaaactcctggtgatatagtttggccatgtccccatccgaatctcaacttgaattgtgtctcccagaattcccatgtgttgtgggagggattcagggggaggtaattgaatcatgaggattGGTCTTTCCCttgttattctcatgatagtgaataagtctcatgagatctgatgggtttatcagggattttcacttttgcttcttcctcattttctcttgccgccaccatgtaagaagtgcctttcacctcctgccatgattctgaggcctccccagccatgtggaactgtgagtccaattaaacctatttttcttcccagtctcaggtatggctttatcagcagtgtgaaaacaaactaata
It includes:
- the LOC107129035 gene encoding keratin-associated protein 19-3 — its product is MSYYGRYYGGLGYGYGGFGGLGYGYGCGCGGFCRLGSGCGYGGYRYGSGFGGYGCDSGFGGYGYGSGFGGYGYGCYRPSYYGGYGFSGFY